In the Daphnia pulicaria isolate SC F1-1A chromosome 2, SC_F0-13Bv2, whole genome shotgun sequence genome, one interval contains:
- the LOC124327247 gene encoding uncharacterized protein LOC124327247 isoform X1, producing MNNMKTVSAFYLVCIFIVLFTDGINAIRTHPDAELKNGESSNGNSIRPLLFGRPSESDWREYSRMASISKGRAGWSSLVDKLQNYISSYTSSTATWLTYPYYGISTGVVSVIVIFVVIYILIVVSGSVVTTSGRSFVDHMGVNTEELNRLAHTVLNAVDTLSTKLNRNGRSADPQPKGRDSARFKVTGTGGPAWSTSVTQYDSVSDYLSANLYDKLIWLSKPFAGYILSMGGILLYMVIIVIITMTSGVFPISTLGRQLRGSRPELNQDANLIRTAEFVMEAINLWMDKRHAGNSLKDD from the exons ATGAACAACATGAAAACGGTTTCAGCGTTCTACTTGGTTTGCATCTTCATTGTCCTGTTTACCGACGGCATCAACGCCATCCGCACTCATCCGGATGCTGAACTAAAG AACGGAGAAAGTAGCAACGGGAACTCGATTCGCCCTCTGCTGTTTGGACGTCCGAGCGAATCCGACTGGAGGGAATATTCGCGGATGGCATCCATCAGCAAAGGGAGAGCAGGGTGGTCGTCGCTTGTCGACAAACTTCAAAATTACATATCAAGTTACACGTCCAGCACTGCCACCTGGCTCACGTATCCTTATTACGGCATCTCCACCGGAGTCGTGTCCGTGATCGTCATTTTTGTTGTCATTTACATCCTCATTGTCG TTAGCGGATCGGTGGTGACTACATCGGGCAGGAGCTTTGTCGATCATATGGGAGTGAATACCGAAGAGCTGAATCGATTGGCCCACACCGTTTTGAATGCTGTCGACACCTTGTCCACCAAGCTCAACAGAAACGGCAGATCGGCCGATCCG CAGCCTAAGGGTCGGGACTCGGCACGTTTTAAGGTTACCGGGACCGGAGGACCTGCCTGGAGTACGTCTGTAACGCAGTACGACAGCGTCAGTGATTACCTCTCTGCCAACTTATACGACAAGCTTATCTGGCTGTCTAAGCCTTTCGCCGGCTACATTCTGTCGATGGGAGGCATCCTGCTCTACATggtcatcatcgtcatcatcaccaTGA CCAGCGGAGTCTTCCCGATAAGCACCCTTGGGCGACAGCTGCGCGGTTCCCGTCCGGAGTTAAATCAAGACGCAAATCTGATCCGAACGGCCGAATTCGTCATGGAAGCTATCAACTTGTGGATGGATAAGAGGCACGCTGGCAACAGTTTGAAAGATGACTGA
- the LOC124327304 gene encoding uncharacterized protein LOC124327304, translated as MKAVSLAVIMVVAMILSPTCRADSDVIDAVAIQPETKYIGADSMSLLHKLAAVRTFNATNDRSSRQKPSVWTELISRLPVSPLFDAGAKALNVARFWPAGLASLVVGTAPTAGAVVGVIAISIFIIVIWLVIYSIGVLPVGAALLGRQDFDMDYYPGAVGQPGMMPPHMMQQAFQRPYPYNKRFQRSLADASRTVMDAIDTFESKNNN; from the exons atgaAGGCTGTTAGTTTGGCGGTAATAATGGTAGTGGCCATGATCCTGTCGCCCACTTGCAGGGCGGACAGTGATGTGATCGACGCGGTGGCCATCCAGCCCGAAACAAAGTACATCGGCGCCGACTCCATGTCCCTCTTACATAAACTTGCAGCGGTCCGCACGTTCAACGCAACCAACGACCGATCATCTCGGCAGAAACCTTCCGTG TGGACCGAACTCATCTCCCGTTTACCCGTTTCGCCGCTCTTTGACGCCGGAGCCAAGGCGCTCAATGTTGCCCGTTTTTGGCCGGCTGGATTGGCCTCTCTGGTTGTCGGCACCGCTCCGACCGCAGGTGCCGTCGTAGGAGTTATAGCCATATCCATCTTTATTATAGTCATTTGGCTCGTCATCTACA GCATCGGAGTGTTGCCCGTCGGTGCGGCCCTGTTGGGCCGGCAAGACTTTGACATGGATTACTATCCGGGAGCTGTGGGTCAGCCCGGAATGATGCCACCACATATGATGCAGCAGGCATTCCAAAGACCTTATCCGTACAACAAGCGTTTCCAGCGGAGCCTGGCCGATGCCAGTCGAACCGTTATGGACGCCATCGATACATTCGAATCGAAAAACAATaactag
- the LOC124327063 gene encoding dopamine receptor 1-like, which yields MSDWASFLSSVDLQNGSVELNLTEWFQATDNANNSATNDQQDTTLDLAASLLIGIFLAVIIFLSVAGNLLVCIAVYTDRTLRKVGNLFIVSLAISDLFVACLVMVFAVANDLQGSWIFGDQFCDIWVAFDVMCCTASILNLCAISMDRYIHIKDPLRYGRWMTKRVIYGSIAAIWLLAALISFLPISMDLHRPMQESEPSVTFQLDDQLLDSTTFDQDLAAMSRASEASSDFMAPLDAYTVMKMANEDEDPGNGNNAEVMSNQPVLAVASSSSQQCALDLTPTYAIVSSCISFYFPCLVMLAIYSRLYFYAKMHVQNIKAVTRPVILLGRFEPDPNDSGNNTSESQQQQQQTQPPHNKVKKKKRRHYQSPTPSGTCAASSTGNNNYHVSDHKAAVTLGIIMGVFLICWVPFFCVNIVAAFCKTCIPPIVFKILTWLGYSNSAFNPIIYSIFNLDFRLAFQKILTAKTRSYCCHRFPDIYEPGNSRSRGNSGQNGGAGGGGAGVAAQGPSNQLHPQLGMDHLRASQQPELQQLVSNGNHQVRQINQANCQQTTAAADNEETDRHNSDEDQVATSSGTSVLVVSTSSGHIISSNSTMKSLHHHHIRRMSNSATQRQDSGQHLLSVTEKVV from the exons AACGGAAGTGTTGAACTCAACTTGACTGAATGGTTCCAGGCGACCGACAATGCCAATAATAGCGCGACCAATGATCAACAAGACACGACGCTGGATCTCGCTGCTTCGCTGCTCATCG GTATCTTCTTGGCTGTGATCATTTTCTTGTCTGTGGCTGGTAACTTACTGGTCTGCATCGCCGTCTACACGGATCG GACTCTGCGCAAAGTGGGGAATTTGTTCATCGTCTCTCTGGCCATCAGTGACCTCTTTGTAGCCTGTTTGGTGATGGTCTTTGCCGTCGCCAACGACCTGCAGGGCTCCTGGATTTTTGGTGATCAATTTTGTGACATTTGGGTCGCCTTCGACGTCATGTGCTGCACCGCTTCCATCCTTAATCTTTGTGCCATCTCAATGGACCG GTACATTCACATCAAGGACCCGCTGCGCTACGGCCGCTGGATGACCAAACGGGTCATTTACGGTTCCATTGCCGCCATTTGGCTTCTAGCGGCGCTCATTTCATTCCTGCCCATTTCCATGGATCTCCACCGGCCCATGCAGGAGTCTGAGCCGTCGGTGACGTTTCAGCTCGACGATCAGCTCCTGGACAGCACGACGTTCGACCAAGACCTGGCGGCCATGTCGAGGGCCTCGGAGGCCAGCTCGGACTTTATGGCGCCGCTGGACGCTTACACCGTCATGAAAATGGCCAATGAAGACGAAGATCCTGGGAATGGCAACAACGCGGAAGTGATGAGCAATCAGCCGGTCCTGGCcgtggcgtcgtcgtcgtcgcagcAATGCGCCCTGGACTTGACGCCGACCTACGCCATCGTGTCGTCCTGCATCAGTTTCTATTTCCCGTGTTTGGTCATGTTGGCCATCTACTCGCGGCTCTACTTTTACGCCAAGATGCACGTTCAGAACATTAAGGCCGTCACCAGGCCCGTCATCCTGCTGGGCCGTTTCGAGCCGGATCCCAACGATTCCGGCAATAATACGTCGGAatcgcaacagcagcagcagcagacgcagCCGCCGCATAAtaaagtgaagaagaaaaagcgacGCCACTATCAATCGCCGACGCCATCTGGAACGTGTGCGGCGTCTTCGACGGGCAACAATAATTACCACGTCTCGGATCACAAGGCGGCCGTCACTTTGGGCATCATCATGGGAGTGTTTCTCATCTGTTGGGTCCCGTTTTTCTGCGTCAACATCGTGGCCGCCTTCTGCAAGACCTGCATCCCGCCCATTGTATTCAAGATACTCACCTGGCTGGGCTACTCCAACAGCGCTTTCAATCCCATCATCTACTCCATCTTCAATCTCGACTTCCGGCTGGCCTTCCAGAAAATCCTGACGGCCAAAACTCGATCCTACTGCTGTCACCGCTTCCCCGACATTTACGAGCCGGGCAACTCACGCTCCAGAGGCAATTCCGGCCAGAACGGCGGGGCAGGTGGCGGAGGGGCGGGAGTCGCAGCTCAGGGACCCTCCAATCAGCTGCATCCGCAACTCGGCATGGATCATTTGAGAGCGAGTCAACAGCCGGAACTACAGCAGCTGGTCAGCAACGGTAACCATCAAGTGCGTCAAATAAACCAAGCCAACTGTCAGCAGACAACGGCAGCGGCCGATAACGAGGAGACCGACCGACACAATTCGGACGAGGACCAAGTGGCCACTTCGTCTGGCACCAGCGTCCTGGTCGTGTCGACATCGTCAGGCCACATCATCAGTTCCAACAGCACGATGAAATCTCTCCACCACCATCACATCCGGAGGATGTCCAACAGCGCGACCCAGCGGCAAGATTCCGGCCAACACTTACTCAGCGTCACAGAAAAAGTCGTCTGA
- the LOC124327247 gene encoding uncharacterized protein LOC124327247 isoform X2: MNNMKTVSAFYLVCIFIVLFTDGINAIRTHPDAELKNGESSNGNSIRPLLFGRPSESDWREYSRMASISKGRAGWSSLVDKLQNYISSYTSSTATWLTYPYYGISTGVVSVIVIFVVIYILIVVSGSVVTTSGRSFVDHMGVNTEELNRLAHTVLNAVDTLSTKLNRNGRSADPPKGRDSARFKVTGTGGPAWSTSVTQYDSVSDYLSANLYDKLIWLSKPFAGYILSMGGILLYMVIIVIITMTSGVFPISTLGRQLRGSRPELNQDANLIRTAEFVMEAINLWMDKRHAGNSLKDD; encoded by the exons ATGAACAACATGAAAACGGTTTCAGCGTTCTACTTGGTTTGCATCTTCATTGTCCTGTTTACCGACGGCATCAACGCCATCCGCACTCATCCGGATGCTGAACTAAAG AACGGAGAAAGTAGCAACGGGAACTCGATTCGCCCTCTGCTGTTTGGACGTCCGAGCGAATCCGACTGGAGGGAATATTCGCGGATGGCATCCATCAGCAAAGGGAGAGCAGGGTGGTCGTCGCTTGTCGACAAACTTCAAAATTACATATCAAGTTACACGTCCAGCACTGCCACCTGGCTCACGTATCCTTATTACGGCATCTCCACCGGAGTCGTGTCCGTGATCGTCATTTTTGTTGTCATTTACATCCTCATTGTCG TTAGCGGATCGGTGGTGACTACATCGGGCAGGAGCTTTGTCGATCATATGGGAGTGAATACCGAAGAGCTGAATCGATTGGCCCACACCGTTTTGAATGCTGTCGACACCTTGTCCACCAAGCTCAACAGAAACGGCAGATCGGCCGATCCG CCTAAGGGTCGGGACTCGGCACGTTTTAAGGTTACCGGGACCGGAGGACCTGCCTGGAGTACGTCTGTAACGCAGTACGACAGCGTCAGTGATTACCTCTCTGCCAACTTATACGACAAGCTTATCTGGCTGTCTAAGCCTTTCGCCGGCTACATTCTGTCGATGGGAGGCATCCTGCTCTACATggtcatcatcgtcatcatcaccaTGA CCAGCGGAGTCTTCCCGATAAGCACCCTTGGGCGACAGCTGCGCGGTTCCCGTCCGGAGTTAAATCAAGACGCAAATCTGATCCGAACGGCCGAATTCGTCATGGAAGCTATCAACTTGTGGATGGATAAGAGGCACGCTGGCAACAGTTTGAAAGATGACTGA